Proteins from a single region of Dysosmobacter acutus:
- a CDS encoding four-carbon acid sugar kinase family protein: MKLLILADDLTGSIDTGVQLSQIGVSTRIVTNLNTNLAAAADACNVVVVDTETRHLHPQKAAEVVACLVQKARLVPFQMIYKKTDSALRGNIGAELAALAENGKGTVHFAPAHPTLNRLTINGIHYIDGQPVSQSVFGKDPFEPVRHSSVREIIGQQSGILVHAIKECTAFPVPGSEIQILAYDATTDARLDALAEHLLQHGFSGTLLTAGCAAFASHLGRFLEKKKSGRSKEFTCEPGLLVVSGSMNPITRGQITAARSDGFAYLSLQNELLPSNSEQFPALTEKIETLCRDNACAIVEVGGESHSTLSGELKNMEEGLSLAQGSGRLIGQVIERGFRGTIAVTGGDTLRGLINAVGIQDIQPVCEIEPGVVYTIASIGGQRFGMVTKSGGLGSEHVFLNIRNFLTNNHQRGEEERCV, encoded by the coding sequence ATGAAATTGTTGATTTTAGCTGATGATTTGACAGGTTCCATTGATACAGGTGTACAATTGTCTCAAATTGGAGTCTCCACTCGCATTGTAACAAATTTAAACACAAATCTTGCAGCGGCAGCCGATGCCTGTAATGTGGTCGTTGTGGATACGGAGACGCGGCATCTCCATCCGCAAAAGGCGGCTGAAGTGGTTGCCTGCCTGGTTCAAAAGGCGCGGCTTGTCCCCTTCCAAATGATTTACAAAAAAACAGATTCCGCTCTGCGGGGAAATATTGGCGCGGAGCTTGCCGCGCTGGCGGAAAACGGGAAGGGGACCGTCCACTTTGCGCCAGCCCACCCGACTCTGAACCGTTTGACGATAAACGGCATCCACTATATTGACGGACAACCCGTCAGCCAGTCCGTATTTGGGAAAGACCCGTTTGAGCCGGTCCGGCACTCCTCCGTGAGAGAAATCATCGGACAGCAGAGCGGCATTCTGGTTCATGCCATTAAAGAGTGCACAGCCTTTCCCGTACCGGGAAGCGAGATTCAGATACTGGCTTACGACGCCACAACCGATGCACGCCTGGACGCGTTGGCGGAACATTTGCTGCAGCACGGCTTTTCAGGTACATTGCTCACGGCAGGCTGCGCGGCTTTCGCGTCACACCTTGGGCGATTCCTGGAAAAGAAGAAGTCCGGGCGCTCCAAGGAGTTCACCTGCGAGCCTGGCCTTCTTGTGGTTTCCGGCAGCATGAATCCAATCACGCGCGGCCAAATCACAGCGGCCAGGTCGGACGGGTTTGCCTATTTGTCTCTTCAGAATGAATTGCTGCCGTCCAACTCCGAACAGTTCCCTGCGTTGACTGAAAAAATCGAAACGCTCTGTCGGGACAATGCCTGTGCGATCGTGGAAGTGGGGGGCGAATCCCACAGTACGCTCTCAGGAGAACTGAAAAATATGGAGGAGGGGCTTTCCCTTGCCCAGGGCAGCGGGAGGTTGATCGGTCAGGTCATCGAACGGGGATTCCGGGGCACAATCGCCGTCACAGGCGGGGACACGTTGAGAGGTCTCATCAATGCCGTCGGGATACAGGATATCCAGCCCGTCTGCGAGATAGAGCCGGGCGTGGTGTACACCATCGCCAGCATCGGCGGACAGAGGTTTGGTATGGTGACAAAATCCGGCGGTCTTGGTTCTGAACATGTGTTTTTGAACATCCGCAATTTTTTGACAAACAATCATCAGCGTGGAGAAGAGGAGCGTTGTGTATGA
- a CDS encoding PrpR N-terminal domain-containing protein yields MRKIKLLGIAPYEGMIELMQNVAQQRSDIELTAFLGDLDAGVAVVERYITPDTDAIISRGGTAKMIRTHFSIPVVEISLSAYDVLRAIRLARSFSENFIIIGFENITGCAKMLCDLLQIDAEIITIESAADVQRILEEATKKGYQTILGDMITATYAHRLGLNAILITSGLESIQDAFNQAKQICQAYVELKDRCALMSAMLQMCPPSAVYTKKGDLVYAAPSLPDPTLENTFKKYIPVVSEGRSVSFSRQADTTVYDFDGFMIQAAEEQMCMFCATGTHSAKIPEESAVRIYNQQDASIFNDYFGACETAQEFIHIIEQLACTRRTILLCGERGSNCDETAFYMHIHSEFAENSFILINCARISDAEFENLLTERRSLLYKRNSTVYFAHAEAMSLQQQEYAVAYLYGNIQGSRYIFSAESDCKFQNSELHRYLTEDILCGCVRIPPIRELKNDIPSICAAYINVLNISMGKQILGLSPEAQIFARDYIWPGNRIQMKRVLQSAMMRCRYYYLSEADIKEALKAESVQSGLPLQPDIDLTQSLNEINKRIVSLVLEEEGMNQSKAALRLGISRSTIWRMVHS; encoded by the coding sequence GTGAGAAAAATTAAACTGCTTGGGATTGCCCCTTATGAGGGCATGATTGAACTGATGCAGAATGTGGCGCAGCAGAGAAGCGATATTGAACTCACTGCGTTTCTTGGGGATTTAGACGCTGGCGTAGCGGTTGTGGAACGCTACATCACACCGGATACAGATGCCATTATTTCCAGAGGCGGTACTGCAAAGATGATCCGCACGCATTTCTCCATTCCGGTCGTGGAGATATCGCTGTCCGCTTATGATGTCCTCCGCGCTATCAGGCTGGCGCGCTCTTTCTCTGAAAATTTTATAATCATTGGGTTTGAGAACATCACCGGCTGCGCCAAGATGCTGTGTGACCTTCTGCAAATCGATGCGGAGATCATTACAATTGAGAGCGCCGCCGACGTTCAAAGAATTCTTGAGGAAGCAACGAAAAAGGGGTATCAGACAATTTTGGGAGACATGATAACTGCCACCTATGCCCACCGTCTCGGCTTGAATGCGATTTTGATCACGTCGGGCCTGGAAAGCATACAAGATGCGTTCAACCAGGCAAAACAGATTTGTCAGGCGTATGTGGAGTTGAAAGACCGCTGCGCCCTTATGAGCGCCATGCTTCAGATGTGTCCGCCGTCGGCTGTTTACACAAAAAAAGGCGACCTTGTTTATGCCGCCCCAAGCCTTCCGGATCCGACTTTGGAAAACACGTTTAAAAAATATATTCCTGTGGTTTCAGAAGGGCGAAGCGTCTCTTTCAGCAGGCAGGCGGATACTACGGTTTATGACTTCGACGGGTTCATGATTCAGGCTGCAGAGGAACAGATGTGTATGTTCTGCGCCACCGGGACACATTCGGCAAAAATCCCTGAGGAATCCGCAGTCAGGATATACAATCAACAGGATGCAAGCATTTTCAATGACTACTTTGGTGCCTGCGAAACCGCTCAGGAGTTCATACATATCATAGAACAGCTTGCCTGCACAAGGCGGACGATTCTCCTCTGTGGAGAACGCGGCAGCAATTGTGACGAGACCGCTTTTTACATGCATATCCACAGTGAGTTTGCTGAAAACTCTTTTATCCTGATTAACTGCGCGCGAATATCTGATGCGGAATTTGAGAATTTGCTCACGGAGCGGAGGAGCCTGCTTTACAAAAGAAACAGCACCGTTTATTTTGCGCATGCCGAGGCGATGAGCTTGCAGCAGCAGGAATATGCGGTCGCCTATCTGTACGGCAATATCCAGGGCAGCCGCTATATTTTTTCCGCAGAATCGGATTGCAAATTTCAAAATAGCGAACTGCACCGTTATCTAACCGAAGATATCCTCTGCGGATGTGTCCGCATTCCTCCCATCCGGGAGCTGAAGAATGATATCCCCAGTATTTGTGCGGCCTACATCAATGTTTTGAACATTTCCATGGGGAAGCAAATTCTTGGACTCTCCCCCGAGGCTCAAATTTTTGCTCGGGACTACATATGGCCGGGCAATCGCATTCAGATGAAGCGGGTGCTCCAATCTGCGATGATGCGTTGCAGATATTACTATTTGTCAGAGGCAGATATCAAAGAGGCTCTGAAAGCGGAAAGCGTTCAGAGCGGGCTGCCGCTTCAGCCCGATATTGATCTTACACAGTCTCTCAACGAAATCAACAAGCGTATAGTCAGCCTTGTCCTTGAAGAGGAGGGGATGAACCAATCCAAAGCCGCGCTTCGCCTGGGGATAAGCCGCAGTACGATCTGGCGGATGGTTCACTCATGA
- a CDS encoding XRE family transcriptional regulator: protein MNFGERLRARREALQMSRDELAGHLGVSRSAIGNYETGVSFPKEEVMLKLFDGLRVDANYLFQDSFSAPETGLTHAERTLLEKYRSLPQVGRRTVQSVISALCVYRDELEQEQPEPELRQIPLYCSPAAAGYAAPVFGEDYDLIPVTEEVPKGAEYAIRIQGDSMTPQIADGSVVYINRDPISNGDIGIFCVDGDMLCKQYCRDERLGIVYLFSLNRRRSDADVVLTASSGRTLVCFGRVMMHACPLPGLQ, encoded by the coding sequence ATGAATTTTGGCGAACGACTTCGGGCCCGGCGGGAAGCCCTTCAGATGTCCCGGGACGAGTTGGCCGGGCACTTGGGCGTGTCCCGGTCTGCCATCGGAAACTATGAGACCGGAGTCAGCTTTCCAAAGGAAGAGGTCATGCTGAAGCTGTTCGACGGTCTGAGGGTAGATGCCAACTATCTCTTTCAGGACAGCTTTTCCGCCCCGGAGACGGGATTGACCCACGCTGAGCGCACCCTTCTGGAAAAATACAGAAGCCTTCCCCAGGTGGGCCGCAGGACGGTCCAGTCCGTGATCAGCGCCCTGTGCGTCTATCGGGATGAGCTGGAGCAGGAGCAGCCGGAGCCGGAGCTGCGTCAGATCCCGCTGTATTGCAGCCCTGCCGCCGCGGGCTATGCGGCGCCCGTATTCGGCGAGGACTACGATCTGATCCCGGTGACGGAGGAGGTTCCCAAGGGAGCGGAGTACGCCATCCGCATCCAGGGCGACTCCATGACGCCCCAAATTGCGGACGGCTCGGTGGTCTATATCAACCGGGACCCCATCTCCAACGGGGACATCGGCATCTTCTGCGTGGACGGCGACATGCTGTGCAAGCAGTACTGCCGGGACGAGCGGCTGGGGATTGTCTATCTCTTCTCCCTCAACCGCCGTCGCTCCGACGCCGACGTGGTGCTGACCGCCAGCAGCGGCCGGACCCTGGTCTGTTTCGGTCGTGTCATGATGCACGCCTGCCCCCTGCCAGGGCTGCAGTAA
- the ymfI gene encoding elongation factor P 5-aminopentanone reductase yields the protein MEKIALVTGSARGIGRRTAARLAQSGWAVCINYLAHREEAESLALELRNKGCRVMVEQADVASRADVDRMVRGVEREFGPVSLLVNNAGVAGQMLFQDVTEEQWNRCFGVNLNGAFHTIQAVLPNMIHEKEGCIINTSSIWGQRGASCEVVYSAAKAAVIGLTRSLAMELGPSNIRVNCVAPGVIDTEMLSVLSEETRRDLAAQTPLGRLGTPEDIAGLVAFLASDEASFVTGQVITADGGFIV from the coding sequence ATGGAGAAGATTGCATTGGTTACTGGCTCCGCCCGGGGCATAGGACGGCGGACCGCCGCCCGCCTTGCTCAGAGCGGATGGGCGGTGTGCATCAATTATCTGGCCCACCGGGAAGAGGCGGAGTCTCTGGCGCTGGAGCTGAGGAACAAGGGCTGCCGCGTGATGGTGGAGCAGGCCGATGTGGCCAGCCGGGCGGACGTGGATCGGATGGTCCGCGGGGTGGAGCGGGAGTTTGGTCCGGTTTCGCTGCTGGTGAACAACGCTGGCGTGGCCGGGCAGATGCTGTTTCAGGATGTGACGGAGGAGCAGTGGAACCGCTGCTTCGGCGTAAATCTCAACGGGGCCTTCCACACCATCCAGGCGGTGCTGCCCAACATGATCCACGAAAAAGAGGGCTGCATCATCAACACCTCCTCCATCTGGGGCCAGCGGGGAGCCTCCTGCGAGGTGGTCTACTCCGCTGCAAAAGCCGCTGTCATCGGCTTGACCCGCTCCCTTGCCATGGAGTTGGGCCCCTCCAACATCCGGGTCAACTGCGTGGCGCCCGGTGTCATCGATACGGAGATGCTGTCTGTGCTGTCGGAGGAGACCCGCCGGGACCTGGCAGCTCAAACTCCCTTGGGCCGCCTGGGCACGCCGGAGGACATCGCCGGCTTGGTGGCCTTCCTGGCCTCTGATGAAGCGTCCTTTGTCACAGGGCAGGTCATCACCGCCGATGGCGGATTCATTGTATAA
- the pdxA gene encoding 4-hydroxythreonine-4-phosphate dehydrogenase PdxA, whose amino-acid sequence MGNAYLPILGITMGDPFGNGPEITVKALMHAGVYECCRPLVIGDASSMDYAAKIARKMTGSSVKIRRIKDVREARFDYGTIDVYDMGLVPASAIPDISDRDEPGPFGVGACALGGEAAFQYVEKVIELALAGEISATVTNAISKEAINLAGHHYSGHTEIYAKYTHTNEYTMMLAHEGLRVVHVSTHVSLREACDRVKKDRVLECIRIADAGCRALGIKTPRIGVAGLNPHCGENGMFGTEEIEQIQPAIDAALAEGIHIPEKRPTPPDTVFSKALGGWYDIVVAMYHDQGHIPLKVKGFVYNREAQRWEAVAGVNVTLGLPIIRSSVDHGTGFGHAGSGRANELSLVNAIDYAIQLANFSGKQDHFS is encoded by the coding sequence ATGGGAAACGCTTATCTGCCTATTCTTGGCATCACTATGGGAGACCCCTTTGGTAACGGGCCGGAGATCACCGTAAAGGCGCTGATGCACGCCGGTGTGTATGAGTGCTGCAGGCCTCTGGTTATCGGCGATGCCAGCAGCATGGACTATGCCGCAAAGATCGCCAGAAAAATGACCGGCAGCTCCGTGAAGATCCGGCGCATCAAGGATGTCCGTGAGGCGCGGTTTGACTATGGCACCATTGACGTTTACGACATGGGCCTGGTTCCGGCCAGTGCGATTCCAGATATCTCCGACAGGGATGAGCCCGGTCCGTTCGGTGTTGGGGCCTGCGCCCTTGGCGGCGAAGCGGCTTTCCAGTATGTGGAAAAGGTCATCGAACTTGCCCTGGCGGGTGAGATCAGCGCGACAGTTACCAATGCCATCAGCAAAGAAGCCATCAATCTGGCCGGGCACCACTATTCCGGACACACTGAAATCTATGCCAAGTATACCCACACGAATGAGTACACAATGATGCTGGCTCACGAGGGGCTGCGGGTGGTCCATGTCTCCACCCACGTCTCCCTGCGGGAGGCCTGCGACCGGGTAAAGAAGGACCGGGTGCTGGAGTGCATCCGCATTGCCGATGCCGGCTGCAGGGCGCTGGGTATCAAAACCCCAAGAATCGGTGTGGCCGGGCTGAATCCCCACTGCGGTGAAAACGGCATGTTCGGAACCGAGGAAATAGAGCAAATTCAGCCGGCCATAGATGCCGCCCTGGCGGAAGGCATCCACATCCCCGAGAAAAGGCCCACCCCGCCGGACACCGTGTTTTCCAAAGCGCTCGGCGGCTGGTATGATATTGTAGTGGCTATGTACCATGATCAAGGCCATATCCCTCTGAAGGTCAAGGGCTTTGTATACAACAGGGAGGCGCAGCGCTGGGAGGCCGTAGCCGGAGTCAATGTGACGCTTGGGCTGCCCATAATCCGTTCTTCCGTGGACCACGGCACCGGATTCGGACATGCCGGCAGCGGCCGCGCTAATGAGCTGAGCCTTGTCAACGCCATAGATTACGCCATTCAGCTGGCAAATTTCTCCGGGAAACAGGATCATTTCTCCTGA
- a CDS encoding sigma-70 family RNA polymerase sigma factor, whose amino-acid sequence MKSTPYDSRAGGIAGDMSVWLRSVQEDNEEQLSRLRRNLRRAREQELTPRQRQMLAMYYDEGKTMPEIAAELGVVTSTVSRTICRAKKRLYRCLRYGL is encoded by the coding sequence ATGAAAAGTACACCCTATGATTCCAGGGCCGGCGGAATTGCCGGCGATATGAGCGTGTGGCTGCGCAGCGTGCAGGAGGACAATGAGGAGCAGCTGAGCCGCCTGCGCCGGAACTTACGCCGGGCCAGGGAGCAGGAGCTGACGCCCCGGCAGCGGCAGATGCTGGCCATGTACTACGACGAGGGAAAGACCATGCCGGAGATCGCCGCGGAGCTTGGGGTGGTCACTTCCACGGTTTCCCGGACCATCTGCCGGGCCAAAAAGCGGCTGTACCGCTGCCTGCGCTACGGGCTTTAA
- a CDS encoding iron-containing alcohol dehydrogenase produces the protein MNYHALKMPAQVYGGQGAAAAVGEIAQGHKKAVLFTDRGISANGLLQKPLKQLKRAGVEVALFDDLPTEPSVYQADEVIRRFRAERPDLIVAVGGGSVMDVAKLCSVLDTDEYTVFDLLESPGAARKTVPAVMLPTTAGTGSEATPNSIVLVPEKELKIGIVNPQMIADYVILDAELLSKLPPKVCAATGVDALAHAIECYTSNKATPFSDLYALGALKLIYENLENAYSQPENLAAKQNMLLAAFYGGVSIAAAGTTAVHALAYPLGGKYHIAHGVSNAMMLTSVMRFNKPYCTDRLAKVCDALVPQPGLDKNAKADWVLDWLDRIVQQVHIPTDLKEFGVRPEDLETLVTLGMDCKRLLNNNCRVVTEADARKLYADLLLN, from the coding sequence ATGAATTATCACGCTTTGAAAATGCCCGCTCAGGTTTACGGCGGGCAGGGTGCAGCGGCCGCCGTCGGAGAAATCGCTCAGGGTCACAAAAAAGCCGTTCTGTTCACAGACAGGGGCATTTCCGCAAACGGGCTGCTGCAAAAACCGTTGAAGCAGTTGAAACGGGCAGGCGTGGAGGTTGCACTGTTTGACGACCTCCCCACCGAACCAAGCGTCTATCAGGCAGACGAGGTGATCCGGCGGTTTCGGGCGGAGCGGCCTGACCTGATTGTCGCCGTAGGCGGCGGAAGCGTCATGGACGTCGCAAAGCTTTGCTCTGTGCTGGATACAGACGAGTACACCGTGTTCGACCTGCTGGAGTCCCCCGGAGCCGCCCGCAAAACAGTCCCCGCGGTAATGCTTCCCACCACCGCCGGTACCGGAAGCGAGGCAACACCCAACTCCATCGTGCTGGTCCCTGAAAAAGAGCTGAAAATTGGGATTGTAAACCCGCAAATGATCGCAGACTATGTGATCCTGGATGCGGAACTACTGTCAAAGCTGCCTCCGAAGGTGTGCGCGGCCACCGGCGTGGACGCACTGGCTCACGCCATTGAATGCTATACCTCCAATAAGGCCACGCCGTTTTCAGACCTGTACGCACTGGGTGCTTTGAAGCTGATTTATGAAAATTTGGAAAATGCCTACTCTCAGCCTGAAAATCTTGCCGCAAAGCAGAACATGCTCCTGGCGGCATTCTACGGCGGCGTTTCTATCGCGGCCGCGGGGACAACGGCCGTTCACGCGCTGGCATATCCCTTGGGGGGAAAGTATCATATTGCCCACGGCGTCTCCAACGCCATGATGCTGACGTCGGTCATGCGCTTTAACAAGCCATACTGCACGGATCGGCTGGCAAAGGTATGCGATGCGCTGGTGCCCCAGCCCGGTCTGGACAAAAATGCCAAGGCGGATTGGGTCCTGGACTGGCTGGACAGGATCGTGCAGCAGGTACATATCCCCACGGATCTCAAGGAATTCGGCGTGCGGCCGGAGGATTTGGAGACGCTGGTCACGTTGGGCATGGACTGCAAGCGGCTTTTGAACAACAACTGCCGCGTGGTCACGGAAGCCGACGCCAGGAAGCTGTACGCAGATTTGCTGCTGAACTAA
- a CDS encoding HAD family hydrolase, whose protein sequence is MIKTILFDLDGTLLPMDQELFTKTYFKRLAAKLAPHGYEPNALIDGIWAGTAAMVRNDGSCTNEEAFWKCFRGIFGERALRDYPVFDEYYRREFQQVAEVCGFNPEAKRTVEELKGRGYRLVLATNPIFPSVATESRIRWAGLEPEEFALYTTYENTGYCKPNPAYYQDIAHRLNCNPGECLMVGNDVEEDMVARAVGMEVFLLTDCLINKKEADLSAYPHGGFAELRWYIEEREHRNI, encoded by the coding sequence ATGATCAAAACCATTTTATTCGACCTGGATGGTACGCTGCTGCCCATGGACCAGGAGCTTTTTACAAAGACGTACTTCAAACGGCTGGCTGCCAAGCTGGCGCCCCACGGCTATGAGCCGAACGCGCTGATCGACGGAATTTGGGCCGGCACCGCCGCCATGGTGCGAAATGACGGAAGCTGCACCAACGAGGAGGCCTTCTGGAAGTGCTTTCGCGGCATTTTCGGAGAGAGGGCTCTGAGGGATTACCCGGTATTTGACGAGTATTACCGCCGGGAGTTCCAGCAGGTGGCGGAGGTCTGCGGCTTCAACCCGGAGGCAAAGCGGACGGTGGAGGAGCTGAAGGGCCGGGGCTATCGCCTTGTGCTGGCAACCAATCCCATTTTCCCATCCGTGGCCACGGAGAGCAGGATTCGGTGGGCCGGCCTGGAGCCGGAGGAATTTGCGCTCTACACCACCTATGAGAATACGGGATACTGCAAGCCCAATCCGGCCTACTACCAAGACATCGCCCACCGGCTGAACTGCAACCCCGGAGAGTGCCTGATGGTGGGGAACGACGTGGAGGAGGATATGGTGGCCCGCGCGGTGGGAATGGAGGTCTTTTTGCTGACCGACTGCCTCATCAACAAAAAGGAGGCGGACCTCTCCGCCTATCCCCATGGCGGATTTGCTGAGCTGCGCTGGTATATTGAGGAGAGAGAACACCGAAACATCTGA
- a CDS encoding TAXI family TRAP transporter solute-binding subunit, producing MKKFFALILVLATILSFAAGCGGTSDPPAESKGSESSGSAVDNPLWLTSPVSLKYATQGAGTSNYTNAATKINLLLKYLPSGSSITQETISTGNSSVGYLIEAGSCDLGDGENASAATVGLESRGPYTNISALWGVKTMDFVMMITTKKFNDKTGYTSIREVLENKYPAVLCCEDVGSSDYTCMKYTFEILGYTFEEFESWGGRIVTTSGDACCEMLQDNQADMMIGHCSEESSSIAELAISTDVIMTSIDDELIQGFIDRGFGNATIHAGAFDRFEEDTPSAAIGASFICSTDLDEATAYTLTRIFCEHLDEFAEEIPSIRGLTYKEIVDTSVTVVPLHPGAVQYYQEIGVLDNAGTYVGEPA from the coding sequence ATGAAAAAATTTTTTGCTCTGATTCTTGTCCTGGCAACCATACTTTCTTTTGCAGCCGGCTGCGGCGGTACATCCGATCCCCCCGCCGAGAGCAAGGGCAGTGAATCCTCCGGTTCAGCGGTAGACAATCCCCTGTGGCTGACCTCCCCTGTGTCATTGAAATATGCAACCCAGGGCGCTGGAACATCCAACTACACCAACGCCGCGACAAAAATCAATCTGCTCTTAAAATATCTGCCTTCCGGTTCTTCTATCACGCAAGAGACCATTTCCACCGGCAATTCCTCTGTAGGCTATCTGATCGAGGCGGGCTCGTGTGATTTGGGCGACGGTGAAAATGCATCTGCCGCCACCGTTGGTTTGGAAAGCCGGGGTCCCTACACCAATATCAGCGCGTTGTGGGGCGTCAAAACCATGGATTTCGTCATGATGATCACCACCAAAAAATTCAATGACAAGACCGGCTACACTTCTATCCGGGAAGTGCTGGAAAACAAATATCCCGCCGTTCTGTGCTGTGAAGACGTCGGCTCTTCCGACTACACCTGCATGAAGTACACCTTTGAAATCCTGGGCTATACGTTCGAGGAATTTGAGTCCTGGGGCGGCCGTATCGTCACCACCAGCGGCGACGCCTGCTGCGAGATGCTCCAGGACAACCAGGCCGATATGATGATCGGCCACTGCTCTGAGGAATCCTCCTCAATCGCGGAACTGGCCATCTCCACCGACGTCATCATGACCTCCATTGACGATGAGCTTATCCAGGGCTTTATCGACAGGGGGTTTGGCAACGCCACCATTCATGCCGGTGCGTTTGACCGCTTTGAAGAAGACACTCCATCCGCCGCCATCGGTGCCAGCTTCATCTGCAGCACCGATTTGGACGAGGCGACCGCTTATACGTTGACCAGGATTTTCTGCGAACACCTGGATGAATTCGCCGAGGAGATTCCTTCTATTCGTGGCCTCACCTATAAAGAAATCGTAGATACCTCCGTCACCGTGGTCCCCCTGCATCCCGGCGCTGTTCAATACTATCAGGAAATCGGCGTTCTGGATAACGCCGGAACTTACGTCGGCGAGCCCGCCTGA